From a region of the Daphnia pulicaria isolate SC F1-1A chromosome 1, SC_F0-13Bv2, whole genome shotgun sequence genome:
- the LOC124327072 gene encoding perlucin-like, whose protein sequence is MIKTSRGRWFLFLMTAGVFMPAITTANSNIPPPPTTTGKPKTTTKIITTIRPKECPYFLASPHFVRCFYKGGGKCYCFVKANLDWAGAKEFCRQGEMTLLRIEDYEEDYSIFVYGKYNPGLYYSDYWTSGKFSRKDRRWEWALFRPYKPMTYTNWKMGEPSNNEAASCVSLRFSYGDYYQWHWDNYRCSKTAGVICETNPKQ, encoded by the exons ATGATTAAAACTTCCAGAGGTCGTTGGTTCCTTTTCCTGATGACAGCAGGAGTTTTTATGCCAGCCATAACAACAGCGAACAGCAACATACCGCCACCACCAACTACTACAGGAAAGCCGAAAACTACaaccaaaataataacaacgaTTAGGCCAA AAGAATGTCCTTATTTCCTTGCAAGTCCGCATTTCGTCAGATGTTTTTACAAGGGTGGTGGAAAATGCTACTGCTTTGTGAAGGCGAATTTAGAC TGGGCTGGAGCAAAAGAATTTTGCAGACAGGGTGAGATGACTCTGCTCAGGATTGAAGATTATGAAGAGGATTATTCGATTTTTGTATATGGCAAATATAATCCAG GACTATATTACTCGGACTACTGGACTTCGGGTAAATTTTCTAGAAAAGACCGGAGATGGGAATGGGCTCTTTTCAGGCCCTACAAGCCAATGACGTACACAAACTGGAAAATGGGTGAGCCTTCCAACAACGAGGCCGCAAGTTGCGTTAGTCTACGTTTCTCTTACGGCGACTACTATCAATGGCACTGGGACAACTATCGCTGCAGCAAGACTGCCGGAGTAATCTGCGAGACAAATCCAAAACAGTAA
- the LOC124327025 gene encoding histone-lysine N-methyltransferase PRDM16-like isoform X1 has product MERMPKVGYKWRLVQEKGSFACSLCPYSNDLRCRLKEHYTKAHDKTIGDNECCGISFTSKEDLKNHISTSHLHKYKCPDCDKNFTSQIVLKNHQNFVHGDSKEFKCILCKYETKYKNGLTNHMKHKHGKSSKYMQYGSVFVKNKSLKQNTATRLHQSTTSNRYQCDMCDLNFKYPSMLLRHRNMHTKEFKCTLCKYSAARMAILMKHMKMHESDDEQSSSSTVIDNSTPSSENREQTDVEEEPIGFSRNDENEIKEQDPPDLQIEDVARPEPHSSLHYRSSQENITDLENVVDMEVRSDDSSSPSSVVGVEPPDLHPLSSSQSRPVWATPSHRLNSIQEEARQLRAQISPSATLSGILSLLERLLELSASTTIEIRDSVKFEKRSQAIECFEYLWSASKMAVCVWEDIEGSMESNPSLKAVQYAYELLPTFIKWHKIKHLEMVGHIILLSINTVKNSQHQASLIRQQGAERKRF; this is encoded by the exons ATGGAAAGAATGCCAAAAGTCGGGTACAAGTGGCGTTTAGTCCAAGAAAAAGGCTCTTTCGCCTGCTCACTATGTCCCTACAGCAACGATTTACGGTGCAGGTTAAAAGAACACTATACGAAAGCCCACGATAAGACTATCGGAGATAATGAGTGTTGCGGTATCAGTTTTACCAGCAAAGAGGACCTTAAAAACCACATATCTACAAGTCATCTTCATAA ATACAAATGTCCTGACTGtgataaaaattttacttcCCAAATTGTACTAAAAAATCATCAGAACTTTGTCCACGGTGATTCCAAGGAATTCAAGTGTATCCTCTGCAAATACGAAACCAAATACAAAAATGGTCTGACAAACCACATGAAACACAAACACGGGAAAAGTTCCAAGTATATGCAGTATGGCAGCGTTTTTGTCAAAAACAAGTCCCTGAAACAGAACACCGCAACGAGGCTTCACCAAAG CACCACTTCAAACAGGTATCAATGCGATATGTGTGATCTAAACTTTAAATATCCGTCTATGCTCCTTCGTCACCGAAATATGCATACCAAGGAATTCAAATGCACTCTCTGCAAATATTCTGCAGCACGAATGGCTATTTTAATGAAACACATGAAAATGCATGAATCAGATGACGAACAGTCGTCGTCTTCGACGGTGATTGACAA TTCTACTCCTAGCAGCGAAAACCGTGAACAGACGGATGTCGAGGAGGAACCGATAGGGTTCAgtagaaatgatgaaaatgaaattaaag AGCAAGACCCACCTGATCTTCAAATAGAAGACGTGGCAAGACCGGAACCCCATTCATCATTACATTACAGATCAAGTCAGGAGAACATCACTGATTTAGAAAATGTTGTAGACATGGAAGTGAGAAGCGATGACAGTAGTTCCCCTTCATCTGTCGTGGGAGTTGAGCCTCCAGATTTACACCCACTATCGTCAAGCCAATCGCGGCCAGTTTGGGCGACTCCATCTCATCGGCTAAACTCAATCCAGGAAGAGGCTCGCCAACTAAGGGCGCAAATTTCCCCATCAGCGACCCTTTCTGGGATTCTTTCTCTACTGGAGCGTTTACTAGAACTTTCCGCTTCCACCACGATTGAAATTCGTGATTCTGTGAAGTTTGAAAAGCGTTCTCAAGCCATCGAATGCTTCGAATACTTGTGGAGCGCTTCTAAAATGGCAGTTTGCGTCTGGGAAGACATTGAAGGATCGATGGAAAGCAACCCTTCCCTCAAAGCTGTCCAGTATGCATACGAATTACTTCCTACATTTATTAAGTGGCACAAGATAAAACATCTCGAAATGGTGGGACACATAATTTTGCTCAGTATCAACACTGTTAAGAACTCTCAACATCAGGCATCGTTGATCC GACAACAAGGAGCGGAACGCAAGCGGTTTTAA
- the LOC124313495 gene encoding uncharacterized protein LOC124313495, whose product MAPKSFQIRWFFWMLVAGVAWVSSAEENQVRQYNYGDNGQTIWMWNCDWINNDIAQKPSSADQCGGVCIANPNCNHFTWTNGVCYMKRAKLPTENRRVNGICGWVLSRAYWSS is encoded by the coding sequence ATGGCAcctaaatcatttcaaatccGCTGGTTCTTTTGGATGCTGGTCGCAGGCGTCGCTTGGGTGTCATCAGCCGAAGAAAATCAAGTCCGTCAGTACAATTATGGTGACAACGGGCAAACTATTTGGATGTGGAACTGTGACTGGATTAATAACGACATCGCCCAAAAGCCAAGCTCCGCAGACCAGTGCGGAGGCGTCTGCATTGCTAACCCCAATTGCAACCATTTTACATGGACCAATGGCGTTTGTTACATGAAGAGAGCCAAACTCCCAACCGAAAATAGAAGAGTCAATGGTATTTGTGGATGGGTCTTGAGTCGTGCATATTGGTCTAGCTAA
- the LOC124327025 gene encoding zinc finger protein 626-like isoform X2: MERMPKVGYKWRLVQEKGSFACSLCPYSNDLRCRLKEHYTKAHDKTIGDNECCGISFTSKEDLKNHISTSHLHKYKCPDCDKNFTSQIVLKNHQNFVHGDSKEFKCILCKYETKYKNGLTNHMKHKHGKSSKYMQYGSVFVKNKSLKQNTATRLHQRYQCDMCDLNFKYPSMLLRHRNMHTKEFKCTLCKYSAARMAILMKHMKMHESDDEQSSSSTVIDNSTPSSENREQTDVEEEPIGFSRNDENEIKEQDPPDLQIEDVARPEPHSSLHYRSSQENITDLENVVDMEVRSDDSSSPSSVVGVEPPDLHPLSSSQSRPVWATPSHRLNSIQEEARQLRAQISPSATLSGILSLLERLLELSASTTIEIRDSVKFEKRSQAIECFEYLWSASKMAVCVWEDIEGSMESNPSLKAVQYAYELLPTFIKWHKIKHLEMVGHIILLSINTVKNSQHQASLIRQQGAERKRF; encoded by the exons ATGGAAAGAATGCCAAAAGTCGGGTACAAGTGGCGTTTAGTCCAAGAAAAAGGCTCTTTCGCCTGCTCACTATGTCCCTACAGCAACGATTTACGGTGCAGGTTAAAAGAACACTATACGAAAGCCCACGATAAGACTATCGGAGATAATGAGTGTTGCGGTATCAGTTTTACCAGCAAAGAGGACCTTAAAAACCACATATCTACAAGTCATCTTCATAA ATACAAATGTCCTGACTGtgataaaaattttacttcCCAAATTGTACTAAAAAATCATCAGAACTTTGTCCACGGTGATTCCAAGGAATTCAAGTGTATCCTCTGCAAATACGAAACCAAATACAAAAATGGTCTGACAAACCACATGAAACACAAACACGGGAAAAGTTCCAAGTATATGCAGTATGGCAGCGTTTTTGTCAAAAACAAGTCCCTGAAACAGAACACCGCAACGAGGCTTCACCAAAG GTATCAATGCGATATGTGTGATCTAAACTTTAAATATCCGTCTATGCTCCTTCGTCACCGAAATATGCATACCAAGGAATTCAAATGCACTCTCTGCAAATATTCTGCAGCACGAATGGCTATTTTAATGAAACACATGAAAATGCATGAATCAGATGACGAACAGTCGTCGTCTTCGACGGTGATTGACAA TTCTACTCCTAGCAGCGAAAACCGTGAACAGACGGATGTCGAGGAGGAACCGATAGGGTTCAgtagaaatgatgaaaatgaaattaaag AGCAAGACCCACCTGATCTTCAAATAGAAGACGTGGCAAGACCGGAACCCCATTCATCATTACATTACAGATCAAGTCAGGAGAACATCACTGATTTAGAAAATGTTGTAGACATGGAAGTGAGAAGCGATGACAGTAGTTCCCCTTCATCTGTCGTGGGAGTTGAGCCTCCAGATTTACACCCACTATCGTCAAGCCAATCGCGGCCAGTTTGGGCGACTCCATCTCATCGGCTAAACTCAATCCAGGAAGAGGCTCGCCAACTAAGGGCGCAAATTTCCCCATCAGCGACCCTTTCTGGGATTCTTTCTCTACTGGAGCGTTTACTAGAACTTTCCGCTTCCACCACGATTGAAATTCGTGATTCTGTGAAGTTTGAAAAGCGTTCTCAAGCCATCGAATGCTTCGAATACTTGTGGAGCGCTTCTAAAATGGCAGTTTGCGTCTGGGAAGACATTGAAGGATCGATGGAAAGCAACCCTTCCCTCAAAGCTGTCCAGTATGCATACGAATTACTTCCTACATTTATTAAGTGGCACAAGATAAAACATCTCGAAATGGTGGGACACATAATTTTGCTCAGTATCAACACTGTTAAGAACTCTCAACATCAGGCATCGTTGATCC GACAACAAGGAGCGGAACGCAAGCGGTTTTAA
- the LOC124313416 gene encoding aminopeptidase N-like: MKKTHLIAKYQPSSNSPHPQHVQVNAPLLGFGDFGRLCLRMEAQDLEAAEQFYHIHGVYYPAWSVAVPAAVPPAYAVGGQLASFSPDPDPEATTNKAAAPDSSGSDKKDQPQHDTTSKKDVRLPRTVLPIHYDVRLFPVLEKGNFSILGQVSIDLQCQMETDCIVLHSADIVVDPQSVKVIEQGKPAGKTLTVASDGIHYETDMEFLIIRLKDKDKLTKGANYTLSMNFVGNLTDQLRGLYRSTYKEDGVEKSMAVSQMEPTDARRAFPCFDEPNMKATFTVTLGRHRDMTALSNMPLIKTTQMEGMEEFYWDHFAPSVPMSTYLVAFIVANFTQVEADVGNATWKFNIYARPSARNQTQYASEIGPKIQTFFEDYFQIPFPLPKQDMIAIPDFASGAMENWGLITYRETALLYDEKKSSVTNKERVCEVIAHELAHQWFGNLVTMDWWTDLWLNEGFASYAEYLGAQHVEPGLKWLQQFVTSELQNVMSLDALESSHPISVVVHHPNEIHEIFDRISYGKGATIIRMLAAFLGEKTFRQGLSNYLKSRQYGNAVQDDLWDALTKQAKVDKVPLPTDVKQIMDTWTLKMGFPVVTVTREYENNSVFLSQERFLMQRSNASSQDKTVYLWWVPLTYTTDFQTLGSTWLADGQTSKKHELSIPADKNQWVIFNVDQTGYYRINYDSKNWQMIGQQLMTNHLAISAINRAQIMDDSLNLAEAGLLDYETALNLTRYLEHEADYVPWDAALAGMNYISSMMSRTSGYGLLKKHFRTIIMPLYNLVGFDQKVGEDLLLTKLRTKAVSWACSIGNKDCISRAVNSYAQWMADPENQCWKRSNTAENIDIISPNLKGTVTCTAIAEGDEVEWEFALNRYMASNVASERDVLLTSMSCSEKPWILAKMLEMSLNPTSGIRKQDAGRVISQVSSNSLGRYMTFNFIREKWTDLRKVVPTNFFSYIIKAVAKSFNTELELKEFIQFREDRSEELSGAERATQQAIDRAKNNLNWMRQNYQKVVDWLQRVY, translated from the exons ATGAAAAAGACACACTTGATCGCCAAGTATCAGCCCAGCAGCAACTCTCCTCATCCTCAACATGTACAAGTCAATG CCCCTTTGTTGGGTTTTGGCGACTTTGGCCGCTTGTGTCTTCGCATGGAGGCCCAGGATCTGGAAGCTGCTGAGCAATTCTACCACATCCATGGTGTCTATTACCCAGCCTGGTCCGTCGCTGTTCCAGCTGCCGTTCCACCTGCTTATGCTGTGGGTGGTCAATTGGCCTCTTTTTCGCCCGATCCCGATCCCGAGGCCACCACCAATAAAGCCGCTGCTCCCGATTCGTCTGGTAGCGACAAGAAAGACCAGCCTCAGCACGACACCACCAGCAAGAAGGACGTCCGTTTGCCGCGGACCGTCCTGCCTATTCACTATGATGTCCGACTCTTCCCCGTCTTGGAGAAAGGCAACTTTTCCATTCTGGGTCAAGTGTCTATCGACCTGCAATGCCAAATGGAAACGGACTGCATAGTCCTCCACAGTGCTGACATTGTCGTCGATCCGCAATCCGTCAAG GTGATTGAACAGGGAAAACCAGCTGGAAAAACCCTGACGGTTGCTAGCGACGGGATCCATTATGAAACGGATATGGAGTTTCTCATCATTCGTCTCAAAGATAAGGACAAGCTGACCAAAGGCGCCAACTACACGTTGTCGATGAATTTCGTTGGCAACCTGACCGATCAGCTGCGGGGCTTGTACCGTTCCACTTATAAGGAGGATGGagttgaaaa GTCCATGGCCGTGTCTCAAATGGAGCCGACGGATGCCCGCAGAGCTTTCCCGTGCTTCGACGAACCCAACATGAAGGCAACTTTCACCGTCACTTTGGGTCGTCATCGCGATATGACTGCTCTTTCCAACATGCCGCTGATCAAGACAACACAAAT GGAAGGCATGGAAGAATTTTATTGGGACCATTTCGCTCCTTCGGTCCCCATGTCGACTTACCTGGTCGCCTTCATTGTGGCCAATTTTACGCAAGTCGAGGCCGACGTCGGCAACGCAACGTGGAAGTTCAACATTTACGCACGCCCTTCGGCTCGCAACCAAACCCA ATACGCGAGCGAAATTGGGCCGAAAATTCAAACTTTCTTTGAAGACTATTTCCAGATTCCGTTTCCGTTGCCCAAGCAGGATATGATTGCCATTCCCGACTTTGCTTCag GTGCCATGGAAAATTGGGGATTGATTACTTACag AGAAACTGCGCTGCTGTACGATGAAAAGAAATCGTCGGTTACCAACAAAGAAAGAGTGTGCGAGGTAATCGCCCACGAATTGGCTCATCAGTGGTTCGGAAATCTCGTCACAATGGACTG GTGGACGGACTTGTGGTTGAACGAGGGTTTTGCAAGCTACGcag AGTACCTCGGCGCCCAACATGTCGAACCAGGGCTGAAATGGCTGCAGCAGTTCGTGACTAGCGAACTGCAGAACGTGATGAGCTTGGACGCCCTTGAATCAAGTCACCCCATCAGCGTCGTCGTTCACCATCCGAATGAAATCCACGAAATTTTCGACCGCATTTCTTATGGAAAAGGTGCCACCATCATCCGGATGTTGGCCGCTTTCCTCGGTGAAAAAACCTTCAGACAAGGACTTTCAAACTATTTAAAATCACG CCAATACGGTAACGCCGTTCAAGATGATCTTTGGGACGCGCTAACTAAACAAGCGAAAGTCGACAAGGTCCCACTGCCCACCGACGTGAAACAAATCATGGACACCTGGACTTTAAAGATGG GTTTCCCGGTCGTCACGGTGACTCGAGAATACGAAAACAATTCCGTTTTCCTTAGCCAG GAACGCTTCTTGATGCAACGCTCCAACGCCAGCAGCCAGGACAAAACGGTTTACCTTTGGTGGGTACCACTGACCTACACAACAGACTTCCAGACGTTAGGATCCACCTGGTTAGCTGACGGACAGACTAGCAAGAAACACGAACTGAGCATTCCAGCCGATAAAAATCAATGGGTCATTTTCAACGTTGACCAGACGG GTTATTATCGCATCAACTATGATTCGAAAAATTGGCAGATGATTGGCCAGCAGCTGATGACCAACCACTTGGCCATTTCCGCCATCAACCGAGCTCAAATTATGGACGATTCACTTAATTTGGCCGAAGCCGGCCTGCTGGATTACGAAACTGCGCTGAACTTGACGCGTTACCTGGAACACGAAGCTGATTACGTTCCGTGGGATGCCGCCCTAGCGGGCATGAATTACATTTCCTCAATGATGTCTCGCACTTCCGGATACGGGTTGCTGAAGAAACATTTCCGCACAATCATCATGCCGCTGTACAACCTGGTGGGGTTCGACCAAAAGGTCGGCGAGGATCTTCTGTTGACCAAATTGCGTACCAAGGCCGTTTCGTGGGCTTGTTCCATAGGCAACAAGGACTGCATCAGTCGCGCTGTCAATTCCTACGCTCAGTGGATGGCCGATCCTGAGAATCAGTGTTGGAAGCG TTCCAACACTGCTGAGAATATTGA taTTATTTCACCTAACCTGAAAGGCACTGTGACGTGCACAGCCATAGCGGAAGGCGACGAAGTTGAATGGGAATTCGCTTTGAACCGCTACATGGCCAGCAACGTGGCCAGCGAACGAGACGTTCTTCTTACTTCCATGTCGTGTTCAGAAAAGCCCTGGATTTTAGCCAA GATGTTGGAGATGAGTCTCAACCCGACCTCAGGAATCCGAAAACAAGACGCTGGTCGCGTAATCAGCCAAGTTTCTTCCAATTCACTGGGTCGCTACATGACTTTCAACTTCATTCGTGAAAAGTGGACGGACTTGCGTAAAGT GGTTCCgaccaatttcttttcttacatTATCAAAGCAGTGGCGAAGTCGTTCAACACCGAACTTGAACTGAAAGAA TTTATTCAGTTCCGGGAGGACAGGAGTGAAGAGCTTAGTGGTGCGGAACGAGCTACTCAACAGGCGATCGACCGGGCCAAGAACAATCTCAACTGGATGAGACAAAATTACCAGAAGGTGGTGGACTGGCTTCAACGCGTCTACTAG